The stretch of DNA GATTACCCGAGCAGGGTCAGCCATTTCGGGATCTGGCTTTGCTGGCTAGCTGGCCCGGAAGCAGCGGTAACCAGTTTGTCCTGATCAGTGGCACCCGGGATGCCGGGCTTGTTCACGCAGCCAAGGTTGCCACTCAGGAGCAACACCTTCAGGCACTGGAGGACACCTCAGCATTTGAGGCTTTATATGATGTATACGGCATTGACCGAACCAATTTTGACTCCAGTCTGATCTACCAAAAGCCCCTGTCTCCTGAGCGCATCTGGTCTCTTGAGTAACTGTTGCACCCGCCCTCCGGTATCGATTGAGTTACACTGGCAGGTGGTTTATCCTGATCTACCCAAAACAGATAACAGAAGGGAGATCATTCCACCCATGTCTTACACTAGTCAAAAGAATCACAGAAAACCCCTCAAATCGGTGATGCTGACTCTTACAGCAGCTCTGAGCGCATTTTCCATTGCGGCCTGTGCCCAGAACTACAGTAACCCCGATATGGAACCAACCAATGACCTGCCCAATCCCTACCAGACTGTGGAAGGCTACCTTAAGCTACCAGCGGGCCGTCAGTGGGGATCCACCAGCGCCGTGCATATAGACATCGACGGTACCAGCGTCTGGGTTGCTGAGCGCTGCTCAGGCAACGTAGGCGCCTGCGTGCAGAATGCCAATCTGGATCCAATCATGAAATTTGATCAGAATGGCAATATGGTCGCCAGCTTCGGAGCCGGTATGATCACCTGGCCGCACGGCATAGAAGTTGATCCGCAGGGCAATGTCTGGGTAACCGACGCCCGGGATAATCGTGGCGATGGTGTTGCTGAAAATCAGGTTTACGGCCATCAGGTGCACAAATTCAGCCCGGAAGGCCGTCACCTTATGACTCTGGGCATGCCTGGCGGTGGGCGTGATCCAAACTATCTGTTCCAGCCCAATGATGTACTGGTCGCTCCGGACGGGCATATCTTTGTCGCCGAAGGGCACTCCAATGCCGAGGGATCAACAGCCCGGATTCTGAAGTTCAGCCCGGCCGGAAATCTGGTTCAGACCTGGGGTTCATACGGTACCGGCCCGGATAACTTTATGCAGCCGCACGCTCTGGCGATGGATTCACAGGGTCGCCTCTTTATCGCCGACCGCAGCAACAATCGCATCCAGATCTATACACAGGATGGCCAGTTATTGGACACCTGGTACCAATTCAGCCGTATCAGCGGCCTGTTCATTGATGCCAACGATACTTTATATGCGGCCGATTCCGAGTCAGGCTCAGTTGCGCCGCAGTGGGGGCACTGGACCCGCGGTATCCGAATCGGCAGCGCCCGCACAGGCGAAGTTCAGTACCTGATACCTGATCCACAGCCCGACTGCCGCGGTACTTGTACTGCCGAGGGTGTCACTGTTGATCGCAATGGCGTGATCTATGGCGCCGAAGTTGGCCCTGTTGGCGGCATCAAGCGTTATGTCCGGCAATAGGTCTTTGGTGGATTGATGCCCAACCGGGGCATCAAACTCCAGACTGCAAGGTAAAAAAAAGGCTGGTTTAACAACCAGCCTTTTTTCGTTCCGCTTATATGGATCAGTTAGCAGCAAATCCTGCGCTGCGGGCCTCAAAGCGCTCCCTCAATTGATCAAGTACTGATGGGTCAGCCGCCTTCCAGTAAACCTGACCAAAGAACATCTCATCCCAGCTTTGCTCTCCCCAGGGGACCAGACGGTCCGGATCGGGGTTCGCCTTGTTCTGTTCGGAGTTGTCGAATACGCCGGTCACCACTATTTCTGTGCCTGCCGGAACAAACTTGGGCTCAACCAGTTTGTACTCAACCTGCCAGTCATAGTTATAACGGGCGATGTTCAGCAATTGCTCAACACGACCGTCAGGGTAATGCGCTTCGAATACCATGCTCTTACCCCGGAAGTGCATATGCGGGTGGAAACCTGTCAGGTAGGCATCGTAGCCAACCTTGACGCTTTTCACCTGAGCAAAGTTCGGGTCATGGGGCGGTATGTCCGTCCAGTCGTTAGCGAAGATACATGCGCACTCGCCCAGCTTACGCTGTGTGGGTATCTCATCTTCACCATAAAACCAAAGACCGATGCGCCCCTGATCAACTGAAGCCCGACCGTTAGTTGTATAGTGCATATTAAGCGCTAGCGTGGTTCCCGCTTTCAGCAAACCACCAGTATCCGGGTCCTCAATATAAGGCTCGGCTCCTGGAATATATGGAGTGATATAAGGCTGGTCTGGATGCGTAAAAGAGCCTATGAGACCCGGCTTCGGACGCTGTCCTGGCTCGATCAACGCATTCAGGGTGTGATGCAGTACAGTGCGATCACTGGGGATATACTGACTGGCTTTCAGCCAACGGTCCTCGGTCAGACCTTGTATGGGTACAACAACATTGATGTAGTCCAGCACGCCTGTTGCGGGAATTTCCTGGGGTGGAAGATCAATAATCAGATCCGGCTCACCAAATGCCCATTCGGTTTCCGGCCACTCAATCATGGCCAACGGGTCTTGCTCACCATCTCGCGGCGCGCCCTGAGCAATCCAGTGCAGAATTTTCTGCTGATCCTCGAAGGGAACATTATAGCTATTGGAGAATTCGCCAATGTGCGGATCAACCTGAGCCGGGGGCATACGTTTGGTCATCAGTACTTCACGAATCATTGGCGACCAGCCCTGAGCCATAGCGTGACTATCAAGGGCAAACGGTGCAATACCACCATCGCGGTGACAATCGGCACAATGCTGTATCAAAACCGGGGCGACATCTTTGCTGTAAGAAACCCCGGCCGTCATATTGCTGTCTCTGGCAGGGTATTCAATCTGTGAACCATTAACCGCAAGCTCTACTGGAGCATCCAGGCCACCAGCGACTACCGCGGACATTGCCTCGTTAAGCGCATCACCCGCCGGCCCGCGATACATGACACGAAAGCTGGAGGGGTTATAAAGGATGACTTCGCCTGACTTTTGAATATTCAACGCCTCGGCAACAATCTGGGCGTCATCAATCAAAACTGGAACGGTCAAATCATCGCCAAGAGACGCCTTAACAGACTCACGCGACTGGCCCAATGGATTCAGCATCATAAAGACAATGCCCTGCTCTTCGTATTGAGCACGCAACTTTTCAATCTGTGCAATAGATGCCAGGCTCGTTGCGTCACCATTGACCTGTGTAAACAGTGCAATGGCCTTGTTGTTATCGTACCAACTCATGTTGTGATAGGTGCCATCCTGGTCCAGCAAGGCAAAGTCACCGACTCGGTCCTGCGCCAATGCACTCCCTGCTGCCAGCGATATTACCGCTCCGGCACTAATGGCCACTATCGAGCGGCGCAGCAGTCTACTGAGGTCAGTCATTGTAATTCTCCTACAGTATTACTTTTGAGAAATTAGGACAGGTAGATCACCACAGGGTACCCTGCCAGTTTGCTTATAAGACCTTTCATGAATACATTCGTTTTTCAGCAAAAGCAATACCCCGAAAGTCATATTCCAAAACTTACGAACGTACTCCGATCACTATACTTGTTAGCTAAATTGATTAATTATTAGCGCCAAATTCAATGAAGAGACATGCAAGAGCATATAACCCATTGTATTTTATATAATTATAAAAATGGCATGCTAATTGCTGCTACCCTATCAAGTCTCGTAACAAGCAATATTCACAAACTAATCAGCATGGAGCAGCAACATGATCATCCCAAGAACTCTTGCCACTTTTGTCCTTCTGGCAGCTTCCATAAGTCTGGCCTGCGCCGATGAAATTCAGCACTATGAATACTCGGCCAGGGATCTGAAGGAGTTGAGCATTGAATCAAGTGTCGGCGAGATCATTATCGAACCCAGTGACAACGACACGATCACTGTTGAACTCACAATCAAGCCGAATACACGAATGGGTTGGTTCCGACGCGACCCCGATCTATCAGCTATGCAAATAGTCGACAGAGTGCGCGGGGATGAATTAAGGCTGAGATTTGACGAGAAGGATGTCAGCGCTCATTGGCTCATAAAAATGCCGGATCTTGACTATACCAGCATCGATCTTGGTGTCGGGGTTATAGAAATTACTGATATCAGGAGCGAGTTCAATATCGACGTGGGCGTTGGCAGCGTTGACATTGAAACAGACAACGCCAATACGGGTCATGTTGAATTGGCCGCAGGAGTCGGAGACACCTATATCAGTGCCAAAAACAAGACCGACAGCCGTCGCGCTCTGGTCAGCAGCGAGAGTTCCGCACAAGGCGATGGCAGTGACGACATTCGTGTTGATGTTGGTGTGGGCGATGTAAACGTTGTCCTTCGCTGACTTCCCCGCCCAGAATCCCGGGCATAAAAAAAAGGGCTACCCCATACGGGATAGCCCTTTTTGATTTTAATGCCTGACGATGTCCTACTCTCACATGGGGAGGCCCCACACTACCATCGGCGCTGAGCAGTTTCACTTCTGAGTTCGAGATGGGATCAGGTGGTTCACACTCGCTATGGTCGTCAGGCAAACCGTGGATGGCTGTGTCCATTTGAACACACCACCGCTTACCCTTTGACAATCGACTGAATGAAGATCGTATGCTGTCTTTGTCTTTCTAAAATCTATACAAACCACGTTATCCATACGCTGATTCGAACATGCAAGTTCGTCTCATATAATTGTCGCTTTAAAAAAACCTGCGATTATATGGTCAAGCCTCACGTGCAATTAGTACTGGTTAGCTCAACGCCTCACAACGCTTACACACCCAGCCTATCAACGTCCTGGTCTCGAACGGCACTTCAGGGGGCTCAAGGCCCCAGGGAGATCTCGTCTTGAGGGAGGCTTCCCGCTTAGATGCTTTCAGCGGTTATCCTGTCCGAACATAGCTACCGGGCAATGCCACTGGCGTGACAACCCGAACACCAGAGGTTCGTCCACTCCGGTCCTCTCGTACTAGGAGCAGCTCCTCTCAAATCTCCAACGCCCACGGCAGATAGGGACCGAACTGTCTCACGACGTTCTAAACCCAGCTCGCGTACCACTTTAAATGGCGAACAGCCATACCCTTGGGACCGGCTTCAGCCCCAGGATGTGATGAGCCGACATCGAGGTGCCAAACACCGCCGTCGATGTGAACTCTTGGGCGGTATCAGCCTGTTATCCCCGGAGTACCTTTTATCCGTTGAGCGATGGCCCTTCCATTCAGAACCACCGGATCACTATGACCTACTTTCGTACCTGCTCGAGCCGTCGCTCTCGCAGTCAAGCACCCTTATGCCATTACACTAAACGAGCGATTTCCGACCGCTCTTAGGGTACCTTCGTGCTCCTCCGTTACACTTTGGGAGGAGACCGCCCCAGTCAAACTACCCACCACACACGGTCCTCGTGCCCGTTTCAGGCACTGAGTTAGAACCTCAACAATACCAGGGTGGTATTTCAAGGATGACTCCACAAGTGCTGGCGCACCTGCTTCAAAGTCTCCCACCTATCCTACACAGATAGTGTCAAAGTCCAGTGTGAAGCTATAGTAAAGGTTCACGGGGTCTTTCCGTCTAGCCGCGGGTACACTGCATCTTAACAGCGATTTCAATTTCACTGAGTCTTGGGTGGAGACAGCGTGGCCATCATTACGCCATTCGTGCAGGTCGGAACTTACCCGACAAGGAATTTCGCTACCTTAGGACCGTTATAGTTACGGCCGCCGTTTACCGGGGCTTCGATCAAGAGCTTCGCTTACGCTAACCCCATCAATTAACCTTCCGGCACCGGGCAGGCGTCACACCGTATACGTCCACTTACGTGTTTGCACAGTGCTGTGTTTTTAATAAACAGTTGCAGCCACCTGGTCACTTCGACTCCTCTCAGCTTACCTAGTAAATAGTTCACCAAAAGGAGCGTACCTTCTCCCGAAGTTACGGTACCATTTTGCCTAGTTCCTTCACCCAAGTTCTCTCAAGCGCCTTGGTATTCTCTACCTGATCACCTGTGTCGGTTTACAGTACGGTCGTCTGTTACCTGAAGCTTAGAAGTTTTTCCTGGAAGCAGGGCATCAACCACTTCTCCCGTTTAAAAACAGGATCGTCATCAGCTCTCAGCCTTAAGGGTCCGGATTTACCTAAACCCTCAGCCTACTACCTTAAACGCGGACAACCAACGCCGCGCTGGCCTAGCCTTCTCCGTCACTCCATCGCAGTAACAGCCGGTATCGGAATTTTAACCGATTTCCCATCGACTACAGCTCTCGCTCTCGCCTTAGGGGCCGACTCACCCTGTCCCGATTAACGTTGGACAGGAAACCTTGATCTTCCGGCGGGGAGGTTTTTCACCCCCCTTATCGTTACTCATGTCAGCATTCGCACTTGTGATACCTCCAGCAAACCTCTCGATTCACCTTCAACGGCCTACACAACGCTCCTCTACCATACGTGTAAACACGTATCCGCAGCTTCGGTTATCAGTTTGAGCCCCGTTATATCTTCCGCGCAGGCCGACTCGACTAGTGAGCTATTACGCTTTCTTTAAAGGATGGCTGCTTCTAAGCCAACCTCCTAGCTGTCTGAGCCTTCCCACATCGTTTCCCACTTAACTGATATTTGGGACCTTAGCTGGCGGTCTGGGTTGTTTCCCTCTTGACGACGGACGTTAGCACCCGCCGTCTGTCTCCCGTGATAAAACTTACTGGTATTCGGAGTTTGCATCGGGTTGGTAAGTCGGGATGACCCCCTAGCCGACACAGTGCTCTACCCCCAGCAGTCAATTCCACGAGGCGCTACCTAAATAGCTTTCGAGGAGAACCAGCTATCTCCGGGCTTGATTAGCCTTTCACTCCGACCCACAGGTCATCCGAATCTTTTTCAACAGATCCCGGTTCGGTCCTCCAGTGCCTGTTACGGCACCTTCAACCTGCCCATGGGT from Pseudohongiella spirulinae encodes:
- a CDS encoding peptidyl-alpha-hydroxyglycine alpha-amidating lyase family protein, which encodes MLTLTAALSAFSIAACAQNYSNPDMEPTNDLPNPYQTVEGYLKLPAGRQWGSTSAVHIDIDGTSVWVAERCSGNVGACVQNANLDPIMKFDQNGNMVASFGAGMITWPHGIEVDPQGNVWVTDARDNRGDGVAENQVYGHQVHKFSPEGRHLMTLGMPGGGRDPNYLFQPNDVLVAPDGHIFVAEGHSNAEGSTARILKFSPAGNLVQTWGSYGTGPDNFMQPHALAMDSQGRLFIADRSNNRIQIYTQDGQLLDTWYQFSRISGLFIDANDTLYAADSESGSVAPQWGHWTRGIRIGSARTGEVQYLIPDPQPDCRGTCTAEGVTVDRNGVIYGAEVGPVGGIKRYVRQ